A window of Atribacteraceae bacterium genomic DNA:
TGCGCACGCGGCCTGGGAGGCGCCGGAAAAAGAACTTGGGGAAGTTCTGGGCGACCGGTTGGCTGCTGTACTTAGCCGGGAACGCCGGAAAATCGATCCGGAAAGGGTCTTGAGCGATCTCCACCAGCGGGGTATCGACATCCTGATCAACGGAAGCGGCCATTTTCCAACGCTTCTGAATATTATTCCTCAGCCACCCTGCCTCCTCTACGTGAAAGGAGATCTCTCCTGTCTTAATACCTACCTCCCCCTGGCTGTAGTGGGGACTCGCCGGCCGACTCCCTACGGCCGGAAAATCGCCTTTGATTTTTGCCGGATACTTGCCGAAAAAGAGATGGTGGTGGTCAGCGGTATGGCATCAGGCATTGACGGAGAGGCACATCGGGGAGCTCTGGCATCCGGAGGGAAAACGGTCGCGGTGTTGGGGACCGGGATCAATGTCGTTTATCCGGCGGCGCACGTCCGGCTTGCCGAAGCTATCGTTAAAGGTGGCGGGGCGATTGTCAGCGAATACCCGCCGGATACCGGGCCCCGCCGGGAGAACTTTCCGGTGCGTAACCGCCTGATCAGTGGAATGAGCCGGGGAGTGCTCGTGGTGGAAGCTCCTATGCGTAGCGGCGCATTGATCACCGCTGATTTCGCTCTGGAGCAAGGACGGGAGGTCATGGCGGTTCCTGGTCCGGTTACCTCCCGG
This region includes:
- the dprA gene encoding DNA-processing protein DprA translates to MNDLPYWVAFTRIRGIGPVRFRRLKEVFGSAHAAWEAPEKELGEVLGDRLAAVLSRERRKIDPERVLSDLHQRGIDILINGSGHFPTLLNIIPQPPCLLYVKGDLSCLNTYLPLAVVGTRRPTPYGRKIAFDFCRILAEKEMVVVSGMASGIDGEAHRGALASGGKTVAVLGTGINVVYPAAHVRLAEAIVKGGGAIVSEYPPDTGPRRENFPVRNRLISGMSRGVLVVEAPMRSGALITADFALEQGREVMAVPGPVTSRQSEGTNRLIAQGALCVLNVEDVRAALGRPEQAFLARAEPAEGIELSPEEMNILSRIEYTGTSKGELLEKSGLGGGTFFRILIELELQGLIREEPGGVLYKR